The Paraburkholderia sp. FT54 sequence GCGACGCCTTGCGACGGCCTACCTTCGGCTGTCAACCAAGAACCCCAACGACGACGACATTGTGCAGGCAGCAGCTGACGTCAAGGCCTGCTGCGAGGAGAGAGCTGGAGCCTGACGGGGGGAATGCGGAACCGCCGCCGCGGTAACGCTGCTCGCAAAACTTCCAGCAACTTCGCCGCAGCGACCGACTATGGTCAGAACGCATGGAATGGAAGATATTCCCCGCGCCCTGTCTTCCCAAGCCGTGGCCTTCGGCATGGTATGTGAATTGCGGATAGCCACATGCGGATTGACGCCGTCCGGTGTTGACCGATTTGTGCTTGAGGAGACTGCCATGCGAGTTGTGACGAAAGGAGCTTTGATTTCGGTGCTTTTAATTGGAATGTCGGGTAGCGTCTTCGCCCAAGGCACGGGCGGCGGTGCCGCGGGAGGACAAGGCGGGACAGGAATGAGCAAGCCAAACGCGAGCGGGTCGACCGACACGGTGTCTGGCGCATCAGGGTCTAATGCCATGGCACCCGCAACGATGGGTTCGCAGAAGAAGATGCACAAGAAGTCTGGAACCGCCACGCCGGCGTCAGCTACCAACCCTGCTTCGGGCGGAAGCTGAACGTTAGAGGTTGACCCTCGGCGGTCAGCAGTGTGGGATCATCTGAAGCACGCGACGGATTGCGTTTCCCGCGAGACGTTCTCCGCTGTGCCCGATGTCCTGTCAGGGAGTCCTCAGGCGCGCAAGCCCGCGCTTAAGGACAAATCGAGAGTACTGAGGTAGTGTTACGGCCGCTTAAGCAGCGGCTCGATTCTTTGGCACGACTCCACCGCCGCTAAATGCAGTCCGAGCCAAGCGATACGGTTTGCGTGCTGTGGAGACCGTTGAGACGCGGCCCGTGTTATTCAGGGCGCGCACCTCGATGGAAAGGGAGCGGTCGTGCAATCCGCCATCACCGAGCACCGCTAAGCCTTCTTTTGCACGAACGTAGCAAGGGCTGCTCCGTCTTGGCCGGGCTCTGAAAGGAGAACATCATCTTCGTCCATAACAAACGCTTCCAATACACAGTACGTGTTGCAGTGCCTAATCCCTGTGGCATCAGGACGCTTTAATCCAACTCGCACGTAGTAAACTGCACCGACAACGCGCTGGATAACACGAGGAGATAACTGTGATGGGCTTCTCTAACGACGAACTACAAGAATACGCGGCGACATTTGAGCGCGACGGAATGGTTGTCCTGAAGCAGCATTTTCCGAAGGCAACCCTGAACGCCTGGCGCGACGCCTTTGAGCCATTGCTGCGCGAACGCGTCGCCTCCGGGACAACGGCAGTGCGGGGCGACAATAGACACTACATCACGCTTCCGTTCGCAGGTGTTTTCGCCGACGAAAGTATCTTTTGCGATCCCGGCATCCTCGGTATCGTCGAGCGTGTCGCGGGCGGCGACCCGGTTATGTGTCAGCTTGCGACCGACACGCCACTGATCGGCTCGACGTATCAGGACCTCCATCGCGACACGCCTCCGCTATTCGACGACCTGCCCGAGACGCCCTCTTTTCAACTGGCAGTCAACTTTCCCCTGTGCGACGTGTCGCTCGAGAATGGCCCCTTCGAGACGACGCTGGGCACCCATCGCATGCGTCCGGACGAAGCCATGAAAGCATGGAACGAGAAGCGGATCGGTTTGCATGCCATCCAGATGGAGCTCGGTGACGTGATAATCCGCGACGTCCGCGCGCTACATCGCGGCACACCGAACAAAACGAATCAACCTCGGCCCATGGTGGTGATCGGTTATAGCAGAAGCTGGTATTTTCGACCCGAAGTACATATCGATGTACCCGTCGACCTGGACGAGCGCCTGAGCCCGCGCGCAATGCGGCTATTACGCCATATGCCGCGTGTCGCTGCACTCGACGCGCCCCGCGCACCTGAGGCCTATCAGAAATTCGCCTATTGAGGCCGGTTCGCGGGCGTCAATCGTTCAAGAGATCGTGCGCAAGCTGAATGGCCACGGCCGCTCATGGCTGCGGATTCAACCCGTCGAGGCAACACAATCGAAACTGCGTCACTCGGCAAAGAGGATGTCCACGAAGTATCATCGGCATGTTGCTACAACTTGCGCACGCGCTCCTTATAACGAGGTGCCGATTCATCGATTGTACGGGGCCACTCTGTCCCCGCCTTCCTGAGCCACGCCCACGAAGCGACGGGCTGCACTTATGCCTTGAGAGTAGGATGCCGAATCCCATCTACCGTTTGTGAATCAGCGTATCCGTCCCCCCTCCGCGCCTGAATGGCCCTTTCCGCCTAGTCGCAATGTCTCTGGTCGCACCTTCGGCTACCTTGTCGCGCTTCAATATCGCGGCGCCGATGTGTGGCTCTGGAAGTGCCGTTGCGGCGGCCACGTGACTGCCACGTTGAAGGCGGTAGAAGGCGGCAGAACGCGAGATTGCGGCTGCCGTGAGCAGCGCCGCGTGTGGCGGTCCCGCCCAGGCTCACCTGCGCTGCGGGGCGGTGAGGTGTTTGGCCAGCTGACAACCGATCGGTACGCTGGCGATGGTTTGTGGGTTTGCCGGTGCGACTGCGGTGGTGAGGCAACAGTGAGCGCCGGGCGCCTGCGACTGGGCAAAGCGCGTTCGTGTGGCCGCTGCTTCGGCGCTTCGATCGACTGACCAGCACAGTCTGTTCGGTTTGGTCATGGCATGTGCGACGTGTTTTGTTCGACGCTCCACACGATGTGTGGCGGCTCGGAAGCGTGAACGACGTTCTTCGGAAGCTGTCGTCGGTGTCCAGGCATTAACGCCGGCATGTCAGCTCTTTCTCGACGTTCCCAATACGACCCAGGGTGTGTGGAAACCCGATGGCACTTCAATGCGACGCGTGACTGCTGACCCCAGCGGTGCGTTTGACCGCCTTTGCGACTATCACGGCGCCGACGAGAGGGTGTACCCCTCTGATACGTTCTGACGAGTTTAAGGGCTTGGGTTCAGGACTTACGGAATGCTCATGCACCGTAAGCGGTCTTTTGACGACGTCCCTCAGAGGTCGGGAGCATCAGACAGTGCCCATGGCATGAGCGCCGCGTAATCGTCAGCGGTGGCGGCGAGCGGCAACTTCGCGAACAGCCAGACGAGATAGCGATATGGATCGATACCATTCGCCTTGCAGGTCTCGACGAGCGAGTAAAGGTTGGCACTGGCCTGCGCACCGGCAACGGTGTCGGCGAACAGCCATCCCTTTCTTCCGACGACGAATGGCCTGATGGCGTTTTCACACAGGTTGTTGGATATGGGCCAGTTCCCGCGCTCGACATAGCGGACCAGCTTGTGCCACTGTCCACTCATGTATTGGAGAGCTTTACCGAGCAGACTCGAAGGTACGACCCTCGGCAAGTGCTCGAGCATCATGCGTTCGATGGTGGCGAGCACGGGGCGGCTGTATCGAGCACGTAGCCGCTGCCGACGCTCCGGCGTCCACTTCGAGCTGCGTGCTTCGGCTGCGAACAGCTTGCCGATCAATCCGATGAACCGCTTGGCCAACAGGTCTGGCGTGCGCGCTGCCTTCGGCACGGTCTCTTCCGCCTTGATGAAGCCACGGCGTACGTGCGCCCAGCATCCGAGATGCACGAGCTGATGATCGTGTGCGATGCCGTTGTACAGTTCATAACCATCGCTCATCAGGACGCTACCAAGCCTCACGCCCGCATAGAGACGCTGTGCGTGCTGCGCACCGCGCCCCGGCGAGTACGAGAACATCCTAACGGGTGGTCCCGAGCCGTTGACTTGCGCCCACAGATAGCTCTTCGACTGAGGTCTTCGTCCCGGCTCCTTCAGCACCTGGAAGGTCGTCTCGTCGCCGTAGATGAGTTCCGACTCGAGCAACACATCACGCATCAGGTTGATCACTGGCTGCACGGCCAGCCCGACGCGAACGACGCTCGCGGCCAGGGTGTTCGATGAGATGTCGCCGCCGAAGCGGCGCAGCAGGGTTGCCTGCCGGTACAGTGGCATGCCGTACTGATACTTGCCGGTGATGATCCACGCGAGCGCCGATTCTGTGAGCAGCCCGCGAGGGATGATTCTTGCCGGTGCTGGCGTAACCTTGATACCCAGGTCGCAGCAGGGACACGCGTATTTCACGCGCTGATGCTGGATGACGCGTACCTGTTCGGGAATCACGTCGAGTTGCTCGCTGGTCTCGACGCCGATCTCAATCAGCGCATGACCGTCGTGTGCGCAGAAGCGGTCCGGCTCCGGCAATTCATGCCGCACGATCTCGCGCGGTAGATTCGGATCTAGCGGTTTGCGACCACGCTTGCCACGCATGTGGCCCGCAACCTGCGTAGAAGGTTCGTCCTCACGCGCCGGCGTGGCGTCAGCACCAAGCGCTTCGGCTTCGTTAAACAGGCCGAGCTGGTCAGTCACACGCGCCTCGCTCGATGCGCCGAACAGCTCGTGCTTGTAGGCACGTAGCCGCTCCTCCGCCAGATCACGCTCAGCCTTCGCCAAACGAAGCTCGCCACGCAGTGCTTCGCGCTCGGCGAGCAGCGCCTGATACTCTTCGGCACTCAGTGTGACGATGTCGTTCGGCATGGCTGGTTAGACCATCCCGGTGCACAGGGCGTTCAGCCGATCCGCTCGTAAAAACGTCGTGGGTGCTTCTGGATAACGGCCAGGTCGATGCCGTCGAGCAACCAGTGCAGTTGCTCGACGGTGAGGGAGATGGTCTCGCCTTCCGACGGCCAAATAAAGCGATCAGCCTCAAGTCGCTTGAGGAACAACCAGAAGCCGTTGCCGCCCCAGCCAAGTATCTTGATGCGATCGCGACGCCGGTTGCCGAACACGAATAGAGCCGATGCCATCGGGTTCAGGCGCATCGCCTGCTCGACCAGGATCGATAGACCGTTGATCCCCACGCGGAAGTCGACTGGCTCGCGATGCAGGTACACCTTCAACCCCTCGTCGAACCGGAACATGGCAGCCTCTCGAGCATCTGGACGATCGCCTCCAGCTCCTCAGCGGACGTCTGTCCAACCTCCACGTGAACGCCGTTGGGCAGCAGAACGCTCAACTGGAACGTCGTGGCTGACTTGACCGGTGCCGGCAGAAGCGCAGCAGTCTCGACCTGCACGAAAGCCGGCTCCTCTGATGGTGCAGGCTCCGAAACATTGGCCTGAGTCTGACTGGCGAGTTCATTCGCAAGCCCGGCCACTCCGGCCCGACCCTGCTCGCGCTGGTACTGCGAAATCCAGGTTCGCACCAGGTTCGGATTGATACCGTGATCCATCGCAGTGCGCGCTATCGATACGCCCGGCTTGAGGCATGCCTGTATCAGCTCACGCTTTGCGCTCTCGTCGTATTTGCGCCGCCCGTCGCGCTTCGAACCGACTACCAGACGGCCCTGCAAGCCTTCTTCCTGTTCGCTCATGTACACGTGTCCACGTTAGTTGAACATGGACAGGTAGCCTCTGTGAATCAGCCGTGTGATGGAAGGGTGTCCTTCATAGACCGCTTACCATGCACCCACCAACCGCATCGCCTTCATCGTCTTCTTGAAGCCCAGGATTCTCAGCACTCGAGTGAGATTGTAGGCGAGTACGTTCAAACTCATCTCGGTCCCCACGTGGGGCAGCCTGCGCGTCAGGAAGTGCGTGTAACCCATCCAGTGCTTGAACGTTCCGAAGACATGTTCGACGGTTCGCCTGCGCACGGTCATCGCATCAGGCGTCTTGTCCAGCCGACGTTGAACTGCTTCCAGCACCGACTCATGCTCCCATCGACTTATCCGTCGTTGGCCGCTGGGCGTGCACTGCGACTTTATTTTGCATTGCGAACAGACGCTGCTCCAGTATCGGTGTAGCTGCATCCCGTGTTCCTCGCTGGTGTAACGGTAAATTGCCCGTTCTCCAGCTGGACATTGGTATTCGTCGTCCCGCGCAATGTAGATGAAGTCTGCCTTGTCGAATCGGCCATGGTATTTCGCACCGGATGTTGTCGGCTTCGGCAGCATGACCGAAATCCCCGCGTCGGCGCACTCCTTGATCTGAGGCCCACTGTAGTAGCCACGATCGGCGACGGCCCGCAGTCTGGTCTTACCCATCGCGTTGCGCGCAGCTTTTGCTATGGGGCTAAGCTGCGCCCGGTCACTGCCAGAGTTTGTGACCTCGTGAGCCACGATGAGGTGGTGTTTGGCGTCAACGGCCACCTGCACGTTGTAGCCCACCGTTCCCGAGCCTTTGCCGCTCGTCGCCATGGAGCGCGCGTCGGGATCAGTCATCGAGAGTTGGCCATCAGGCTGCGTCTTGAGTTGCTGCTTCAGCGGGTTGCGTACGATCGGCAGTCTCCAGCGCGTTCAGATACCGCTGGATACTCTCCTCGATCTGCTTCTGGCGCTTGTCGACCTTACCCTCGGTGAAGTTGCGATCGCGCGTATTGACTGCCTTGAAACTTGCTGCCGTCAATGGCGACCAGCGCTTGCGAGAACAGCTTCAGCTCACGGCACAGCATCACGAAGCGGCGACACACGTTGCGAATGCCGACGCCGTTGTCACGACGAAAGTCAGCTATGGTCTTGAAGTCCGGCGCCAGGCGGCCCGTCAGCCACATCAACTCAACATTGCGCTGGCATTCGCGCTCAAGACGCCGACTCGATTGCACCCGGTTCAGGTAGCCGTAGATATAGATCTTCAGCAGCACTGCTGGATGATAGGACGGGCGACCTGTAGTCGACGGCATTGCTCCATCGAAGCCCAGTGATGCAAGGTCAAGCTCTTCTACAAACGCCTCGATAATCCTGACCGGGTTGTCCTCTGCGACGAAGTCATCGAGACACTCCGGAAGCAGCGTCACCTGCTTGCGATCTTCACCTTCTATAAATCGCTTCATCCGGTCACCCATGCTGAATGAGTTGATCCAGTCTAGGCGATCGGCGTGTTTTCACACAAGCTCGACCCATTCCGGCTCCTCAGTTAGTTTCTGCGAATGTCACCACCGCAGTTCCAAAGCGGTCGCTCTTGCGCATTCCGCCAGCCGTCCATCCTCGCTGGGGAGCCCCTTTTTGAACGTTGGCGATACCGACTGATGCTGTTGTGTTAGTCGCCACGCTGGCACGGCAGCGTCAACGGGGTGAAGCCGAAAATGTCAGGCCGCCTTCGTCGGACCGGCGCAGCATTTAGTTCAGGGCAAACCTTACATTAGTGCCGTTGCCATGCCTACGGAAATAGGTAATGACGGAAATGCACCCTATGTCGCTAAAGAACGACCAGCATGAGTCGTTATACGCATTAGGAATTTGCATTCATAACGCAATATCTAGGGTGCCCATGGGGTCTCTAATATCGGGGGAATTTGCCGTGCCGTTTCTGAAAAATCTTAGGGTGCTGGTCCAACTGATGCTTGGTTTCTCCGTCGTGACCGTCCTGATGATCGGACTGGGCGGGTTCGGCCTCTTCGAGATCAGCGCCGAAAACAATCGCGTATCACAACTGCGCGACAAATGGTTACCTTCGGTTCGCAGCAGCCTGCAGATGCAGGCTGGCCTGCGCGACATCCGCCTTGCCGAATACCGCCTTGCCACTGCACAGACTCCCGCTGAAATCCAGGATGCCGAGTCGCAAAGCGAGGCCCGTATTGCGAACTATAGTCGCGCGGTCGCCGAATACGAGAAACTCATCTCTGAGCCGGAGGAACGGGTGGCGTTCGCGGACATCCAGACGCTGATGCCGCAATACATGCAGATCGATCAACAGATCCATGCCCTGGCGAAAGAGAGCAAGGCGGCGGACGCCATAGCGCTGTTGAAAGGATCGGCGACCACGATTCGCTCCGCAATTGAAAAGGACATCACCACCATCGTTGACGTAAATGTGGCGGGATCGGTCCGCGAAGGCACGGCGGCAGGCCGGGCGTATTCGCATGCTATTGCCCTTGTGATCGGACTGATCGTCGCTGCATCGGCAATTGCACTGTCGTTGGCGTTGCTCATCGCGCGCGGCCTCGCAAGGCAGCTTGGCGGTGAGCCACGCGACGCTGCGGCACTCGCCAGCGACATCGCGGCCGGGAACCTGCGCACGACGGTTCAGTTGAAGGCGGGCGATCGCAGCAGCCTGTTGTTCTCGCTGGGCGTCATGAAGGACCAGCTGACCACGATCGTACGGGGTATCCAGACCTCCAGCGAGTCGATCTCGGTCGCTGCCGGCGAAATCGCCCAAGGCAACACCGATCTGTCCCAGCGCACCGAAGAGCAGGCGGCGTCGCTGGAGGAAACCGCCTCAAGCATGGAAGAGCTGACCAGCACCGTCCGTCATAACGCGGATAACGCAAGGCAGGCAACCACGCTGGCCAGCACGGCGTCGGAAATCGCACAGCGTGGCGGCGACGTGGTCGGACGTGTAGTGGAAACGATGCACGGGATCTCCGGCAGCTCGGCCAAAATGTCGGAGATCATCGCCGTGATCGAGGGCATCGCATTCCAGACCAACATTCTCGCACTCAACGCAGCGGTCGAGGCGGCTCGCGCCGGTGAACAGGGGCGGGGGTTTGCCGTCGTGGCCGGCGAGGTCCGCACGCTAGCCCAACGCAGTGCAAGCGCGGCCAAGGAAATCAAGGACCTGATCGGCGAGTCGGGGAATCGGGTGGACGAAGGATCAAAGCTCGTTGAGGAAGCAGGCAGCACGATCAGCGAGGTCGTCCAGTCAGTGAAGCGTGTTGCCGACATTGTGGGCGAAATCTCCTCGGCCTCGGAAGAGCAGCGCACCGGCATCGAGCAGGTCAATCAGGCCGTCACCCAGATGGACCAGGTGACCCAGCAGAACGCCGCCCTCGTGGAAGAAGCCGCGGCAGCGGCGCAGTCGATGGCCCAGCAGGCGCAGGGGTTGCGTGAGGCCGTGGCTGTCTTCACGATTGCGGATAGGGGGCCATCGGCGTCACAGACAGTTGCGTCGCGGAGCGAACCGCGTCGGCCGGCACCGGCAGTTCGCACGCCCCCTCGTGCAACGTCGGCCGAGAGGGCGCCAGTCATTACCGCAAACAGGGAAAACGTCATCGCGGCCGATACCGGCGCTTCGGACTGGCAGACATTCTGAGCGGGTCTGACAATTGAACAATACTGACGATGTGCTGGGCTAGGTAGTCGAACTCATGGCGGCCAACACAAAGAAAATGGGTGTTCCTGGCGAGCGGGCGATGGTGTTGGGCAGGTTTCTGGAGGCCGTCCTGCCCCAACTCACGACGTTGCAGCGCGTTGCGGGGGTGACCCGGTCATTCCGAGGGGGCATTGAAGAGGCCCTGTCGTGGATGCACGATGTGGCCTTGCCCGTGGAATATCACTCGGCACTACTTGAACTCACCAATACCGTCGCCCCCCAACATGCTGATCGGCGTTACCCCTCCTTCTGACGCGACCGCACGATGACCCGTTCTTAAGTGCGAGCGCCGCAAGGCTGAGACCACAACTATTTACGGCTCATGTCGGCCTGTGAGCTGACGCTCACGAATCCGATTCGAGTGACTCTCACTGGGCCGGACCCGGTCCGACGCAAGCCTCGGTCGTTCGCAGATCACAATGGAATATGCGACGGGCGTAAGCCGACCCACTCCAGCCGTTCGCCCAAGTATGAATGCCACGGCAGCTTCCAAGCCATAACAGACATTCACCCAATCATCTCTGTCAGCGCGTGCTCGACACTGAGCAGACCATCGCACCGCAGCCGAAAATATCCATTGAGCCTCAAGCAGACGCCTACCCACGATCGCTCAGTTACGGCGCATCCTGCCCGCGCGACCGTCTACTCAACTCTGTCGCTCAGGAAGAGCGCTGACGTAGTATCGCGCGCTTCACGTGGCCAGCCGCGAAGATAAATCGTGGATGCCCTGGAACCGGTATGGTCTGCTGTGGATTACCAAACGATGTGGATGACGCCAACCTCTTCCACGAACGCCAACAAGTGATCTGACGAAGCAACCCGGGAGAGTTTGTTGCGCACTCAACTCCAGCATTCATGTGAGTTCACTCTTCCGTGTGCGCCCAGGGCACGCTCGCAAGACATTCGCTGAGATAAGCCAGCATCGCTGTCACCCGCGCCGGCCTGAAACCGCCAGGCGGTGTGACAAGGTTGAGATGAACTCTCGCAATCTGCCAGTCTGGCAAGACTTCCTCCAGTTCGCCGCTGCACAGCGCATCCCAGACGATGAACTCCGGTTGCAGCGCCAGACCCTGTCCCGCGAGCAGTGCCGGAATGATGGCCTCGGCATTGTTGCTGCTGATTCTCCCCTTCACGGGCACCACGCACTCGTCTCCGGACGCATGACGGAAGCGCCATTGGCCGGGTGTCGGCAGATTGGTGTAGATCAGGCAGGCATGGTCCACGAGTTCCCGTGGATGCTTCGGGCGGCCGTTGCGGGACAGATAGTCCGTGCTTGCGACGAGCGGCCGGCGCACCTCGCAGAGCTTGCGCGAGCGTAGCGACGAGTCCGGCAACTCGGCGATGCGCAGTGCCACATCGTACCCTTCGGCGACGACATCGATCACAGTATCTGTCAACGACAGGTCGATGTTGACGTCGGGATAGCGGTTGAGAAATTCGGGAATCAGCGGCGTCAGATATTTGAGGCCAAACGACATCGGCGCACTGACGCGCACCGTGCCGTGGGGAGTGAGCGCTTGCGCCGACGCCTCGGCTTCGACGGCTTCACCTTCGTTCAGGATGCGGACCGCGCGTTCGAGGGCCATGCAGCCCGTCGGGGTTAACGACAGCCGGCGCGATGTCCGATATAGCAGCGCTGTGCCAAGCCGTTGCTCCAGGCGGGCAATCGCCTTCGATACGGTGGGCTGCGACATGCCGAGCGACTCGGCCGCTTTGGCAAACGAGCCGAGATCGGAAACACGGGCAAATATGGCCCAAGCTTGAAGATCGGGAAGAGAAGACATGAAAAAAACGGAATGGAACCCATTCGTTCCATTCTATTTATCAGGTTGAGAAGGTCAATTACTATCGCTCCTTCGAAATCGTTCCTGCGGGCGCTCTCATCCATGTCAATGGAACACTCAGCGCGGACGGTCTTCATCACGCGATATCAAGTTTGCTGAATCAACCCGGAGAACACGATGCTCCAAGCACAGCCAAGCCTGGAAAACTGCTGCTTTCGCCGGCCGATCACACGCTGATCCTGATCGACAACGTCGCAATGGGCGTTCGCCTCGAAGTCGATCGATCTGATTCTGCTGCGCAACAATGCCGCGCAGGTTGCGAAGGATTTCTCCGTTTCGACCATCCTGACCACGGTGGCATTGAAGATCTTCTCGGGTTCGATCCGTCATCCGGAAACACCGAGCGGATCTCGTCGAAGAGGGTTGCGACGATTGTGGATGGGTCGATAGTACGGGTTGGCCGCTAAGGCAAGCAGACATTTAAAACCGTTAGTCCGACAAGGAAGGGCTTTCACCTAACGACAGAGAGGTTCTATGGAGTCCGCGAGCGAATTAGTCTACGTGGTGGACGACGACAGTCGGGTGCGAGAAGCACTCGCTGCGCTGTTGCGCGCAAACGGAAGAGACGTCCAGACATTCGATTCTGGCGAGGAGTTCCTGGCCGCGCCGCATCAAAATGTCGTCGCATGCCTGATACTGGATATGAGAATGCCAGGCATGAGTGGCCTGGAAGTCCAGAAGCGTGTCAGCAGGACCTCACAGATTCCGGTCATTTTCATTGCCGGAAGGGCAGATGTGCCGTCCACGGTCCTGGCCATGAAGGGCGGGGCTGTTGACTTCCTCACAAAGCCACTCGATGAAGACGCGTTGATGCGCGCGGTTGATGCGGCACTCGCCAGGGCGCACGTTCTTCGCAAGGAGGCGGAAGATTCGGCGGCGCTCCAGGCTCTCCACCAATCGCTGACGCCTCGTGAGCAGGAGCTGTTGCCGTTACTCGCAAGCGGCCGGCTCAACAAGCAGGCGGCTGAAGTTCTTGGTATCACCGAATACACCGTACAGGTACATCGCGGCCGCATCATGAGAAAAATGCAGGCGGATTCATTTGCGACGTTGGTCAGGCAGGCAAGCAGACTGCAGCTTGAAACATCGTCGACAACGTGACGAGCGGCGCCACCAGCCGAGCGGCTGTTTCGAGATGCGAAGCTGACGCACGAATGTCCGGTTGCGCTGACGGGCGAATGACGCCTTCTGGCCGATTCTGTTGAAAAAGTCGTGTTCTGGTTGGGGATGTAGGAGTTGGCAACACGTTTTCGCGTTGTGGCGATCGGCGAAGCTGCGAGCTTGAACCTAGCAGGGATCTCCCTTGCCCGTCATGGAACTGCCTGCTTCATCTGCTTGCTTGCTGGCATGAGCCACTTGGCCATTCTTCGCAGATTTTGCGCGGTTGCTGCCATCAGAAATTCATCATGGGCACCACTTGGACCTCTCAACCGCAGACGATCCAGCTTGAGGATGCGCTTGAGGTGGGCAAAGAGCATTTCCACCTTCTTACGCTGTCGGCGAGACTGCTTGTATTCGGGGGTTGTCGCGATTCGTCGAGCCTCGTCGCGGGCGGCTTCATGGATGCTGCGCGTGATTTTGCGAAACGACATATTTGGACAGCATTGACTCTTCATCGCACAGCGGTTGCAATTCTTTTCGCTCGCACGATACACGATGGTGTCGGCTCTCGTGATGTGCGTACGGGGATTTTTCAGTGGACGCCAGTCGCTGCGTAACGCATACCCTGAAGGACATCGATACTCGTTGGTCTGTTCATTCCAGATGAATTCGCTGCGGGAGAACGTATTGTCCTTGCGGGTGGTTTTATCCCAGACAGAGACGTGCGGTTCAATCTGCTTCTCTTCAACCATCCAGCCAGGCAGCGCTGCTGTGCCGTATGCGGTGTCACCTACCAGCTTGCGAGGCGTCAGCTCCCGTTGACGTCCAACACGATCAATCATTGTTCTGGTTGATTCAACTTCCTGTGCGCGATTTGCCGGCGTCGCCTCAACATCCATAATGATCCCTGCCTGCAGGTCAATCAGATAATTCGTCGAGTAGGCAAAGAACGCAGGGCCGCCCGGAGCGGCCGTCCATCGCGCGGCAGGATCGGTCAGGGATATCTTTTTTGGAGGCGTCAAAGACGCTGCTGGTTCAGATGTATCTGCTGCTATTGGATTGGTTTGCTCAAGCGCTTCAATATATTCCCGCACAGCGCGACTGTGTCCGTCAGCACGTCCCCAGTCGATAGGTTCTGTTCCCGACACGCCATTCGCAGGACTCGCGTCTGCCTTGATAATGCTTGCATCGATTGCGAATCCCTCACCCTTGACAAGCCCCTCGGCCATGCAGCGACTCAGCACAGTTTCAAACACGTGACGCAACAGGTCGCTATCGCGAAAGCGCCCGTGACGGTTCTTTGAGAACGTCGAGTGTTCCGGTACGGCGTCCTCCAGACCCATGCGGCAGAACCACCGGTATGCGAGGTTCAGATGCACCTCTTCACACAGACGTCGCTCGGACCGGACGCCAAAGCAGTAACCCACGATCAACATGCGAATCATGAGCTCCGGGTCAATCGATGGACGACCCATTGGGCTGTAGTACGGTGCGAGGTGCTGGCGCAGATCTCGCAGATCAAGGAAGCGATCGATGCCTCTCAGCGGGTGTGATTGCGGGACGTGGTGGTCGAGGTTGAACGAGTAGAAAAGCTTGTCCTGCCCGCTATCCAGTCGACCCATCATGACGATTCACTCCCGTCGTTTGATGCCTTCCAGGATACCTAACATTCCGCATCGACGCCGACTTTTTCAACAGAATCGGCCGGACACGGTCCGATGCTGAAATCAGCGAAGGAAACGCCGACTAGCCAGCCGCGTCAGACTGAACTCGACCCTCTCCAGCCGTTCGCCCAAGTATGAATGCCACGGCAGCTTCCAAGCCATAACAGA is a genomic window containing:
- the tnpC gene encoding IS66 family transposase; this encodes MPNDIVTLSAEEYQALLAEREALRGELRLAKAERDLAEERLRAYKHELFGASSEARVTDQLGLFNEAEALGADATPAREDEPSTQVAGHMRGKRGRKPLDPNLPREIVRHELPEPDRFCAHDGHALIEIGVETSEQLDVIPEQVRVIQHQRVKYACPCCDLGIKVTPAPARIIPRGLLTESALAWIITGKYQYGMPLYRQATLLRRFGGDISSNTLAASVVRVGLAVQPVINLMRDVLLESELIYGDETTFQVLKEPGRRPQSKSYLWAQVNGSGPPVRMFSYSPGRGAQHAQRLYAGVRLGSVLMSDGYELYNGIAHDHQLVHLGCWAHVRRGFIKAEETVPKAARTPDLLAKRFIGLIGKLFAAEARSSKWTPERRQRLRARYSRPVLATIERMMLEHLPRVVPSSLLGKALQYMSGQWHKLVRYVERGNWPISNNLCENAIRPFVVGRKGWLFADTVAGAQASANLYSLVETCKANGIDPYRYLVWLFAKLPLAATADDYAALMPWALSDAPDL
- the tnpB gene encoding IS66 family insertion sequence element accessory protein TnpB (TnpB, as the term is used for proteins encoded by IS66 family insertion elements, is considered an accessory protein, since TnpC, encoded by a neighboring gene, is a DDE family transposase.) produces the protein MFRFDEGLKVYLHREPVDFRVGINGLSILVEQAMRLNPMASALFVFGNRRRDRIKILGWGGNGFWLFLKRLEADRFIWPSEGETISLTVEQLHWLLDGIDLAVIQKHPRRFYERIG
- the tnpA gene encoding IS66-like element accessory protein TnpA produces the protein MSEQEEGLQGRLVVGSKRDGRRKYDESAKRELIQACLKPGVSIARTAMDHGINPNLVRTWISQYQREQGRAGVAGLANELASQTQANVSEPAPSEEPAFVQVETAALLPAPVKSATTFQLSVLLPNGVHVEVGQTSAEELEAIVQMLERLPCSGSTRG
- a CDS encoding methyl-accepting chemotaxis protein; translation: MPFLKNLRVLVQLMLGFSVVTVLMIGLGGFGLFEISAENNRVSQLRDKWLPSVRSSLQMQAGLRDIRLAEYRLATAQTPAEIQDAESQSEARIANYSRAVAEYEKLISEPEERVAFADIQTLMPQYMQIDQQIHALAKESKAADAIALLKGSATTIRSAIEKDITTIVDVNVAGSVREGTAAGRAYSHAIALVIGLIVAASAIALSLALLIARGLARQLGGEPRDAAALASDIAAGNLRTTVQLKAGDRSSLLFSLGVMKDQLTTIVRGIQTSSESISVAAGEIAQGNTDLSQRTEEQAASLEETASSMEELTSTVRHNADNARQATTLASTASEIAQRGGDVVGRVVETMHGISGSSAKMSEIIAVIEGIAFQTNILALNAAVEAARAGEQGRGFAVVAGEVRTLAQRSASAAKEIKDLIGESGNRVDEGSKLVEEAGSTISEVVQSVKRVADIVGEISSASEEQRTGIEQVNQAVTQMDQVTQQNAALVEEAAAAAQSMAQQAQGLREAVAVFTIADRGPSASQTVASRSEPRRPAPAVRTPPRATSAERAPVITANRENVIAADTGASDWQTF
- a CDS encoding phytanoyl-CoA dioxygenase family protein, which codes for MGFSNDELQEYAATFERDGMVVLKQHFPKATLNAWRDAFEPLLRERVASGTTAVRGDNRHYITLPFAGVFADESIFCDPGILGIVERVAGGDPVMCQLATDTPLIGSTYQDLHRDTPPLFDDLPETPSFQLAVNFPLCDVSLENGPFETTLGTHRMRPDEAMKAWNEKRIGLHAIQMELGDVIIRDVRALHRGTPNKTNQPRPMVVIGYSRSWYFRPEVHIDVPVDLDERLSPRAMRLLRHMPRVAALDAPRAPEAYQKFAY